In Meiothermus sp. QL-1, the genomic window AGGGCCGCCCCCGGCAAGAGGGTAAAGCCCCCACCCGTGTTGGTCCCGGCGGGGCTGTCGTAGGCGATGGGCGGAAACGAGCGGCCATCGGCCCCGGCCAGGGCGGTGTTGCCGGGGTTGTTCACGCTCAGCGGGGGGGCCACCGTGCCCGACTGCTTGGCGTTCTTGAGCACCCCGGTGACCACCACCAGTTCTTCCTCAGGGTTGCGGGGCTGGATGGCCAGGCTGTTCTTGTCAAAGCGGGTGGTGTAGCTCTGCATCCGCTCCACCTTCTGCACCTGCACCCTGAAGAGCCCGGTGAGGATCTGGTCCCCCACCTTGCCCTGGAACTGCCCGGTCAGCTGGTTGGCCCCGCCCGCAGCGCGTATCTCGTAGCCGCCCTGCACCTTGACCACCGTCTGGCCCAGGGCCTTGGCCACGTCGGCCACCGGCACGTAGGCGGTGCCCTGTACCACGATCACCCGCGTGGAGGCCACCTGCCCGTTCAGGATGAGCCGCTGGGCGCTCTGGGCCAGAGCCAAGAGCAGGAGGCCCAGCACCAGTACCAGGACTGTTTTCCAAAGCCGATGCATGTTTTCCTCCTACTTGAACTTCTGTACCCGCTCAATGACGGCCAGGGCCCACTTGCGGTAGCCCTCGAGGTCCATGCTGCTGGAGGTGAGCAAGAAAGCATACTCGCGGTAGCGGAAGGCCAGGCTGAAGACTGGCTGGCTCTGGTCGCCGCGAGAGAGCCCGGCCTCGTCCCCCACCTTCAGACCCACCCAGCTGGGGGCTCCCTTGCGGATTTCCCCCAGCCAGTGCTGGGCCCCCTGGGGGCTGCTGCGGAAGTACTGCAGCTGGGTGACCCCACCGGAGGACAGGTTCTGAATGCAGTAGGACATGGGCTGTACCGAGCCGATGGCTTGCGCCATAGCCTGGGCCACGGCCTGGCCGCCGCTGCCGCTCAGGGGCTTGCCATCCTGCAAAAGGCCTTCCTTGCTCATCACAAAGCCCAAGGAGCCCAGGGCGTTGGGGGTGTTGTCGGCGTTAAAAATGCCCATCAGGTAGCAGGGGTGGGGGTCTTTCTGGGCCAGGGCAAAGCCAGGTAACAAAGCTATGAATCAGAATCTGCGCGTAATGGTTCTCCCTTACCTACGCCATACCAACTATATCGCGTTTTCTACCAATGCGACGCACACGCGTCGTGCAGCAAAAACCGCCGCACTATTTGTGGGAACCGCTCTAGCGGGCCTTTGCTCTCACCAGAGCCGGCTTACCCCAAACCGGTCAAAAACCTCATCCTTGCTCAACAGGGTAAGTTGCTCGACCTGGGCCTGCGCCGCTAGGGCCCTATCGAAAGGGTCTTTGTGCTCCTGGTCATAGCGACTTGCCTGCAGGGCATGGACGCTCGAAAAAGGGAGTTCCAAAAAGCCATAGACTTGTAAGCTGCTGTGATATTCCTCCAGCAAATTCCTGGCCGAGGGCAGCCTGCCCAGTTTCCACTTGATGGCCAGCTCCCAGGCTGTTATGGAGCTGACATAAACCTCATGGCTGCGGTTTCTGACAAGGGCCAGTACCCGCGCGGAAAGCAGGGCTTTGGCAGTGTCGTACCACAGGAGGGTATGCGTATCGAGCAGGAATCGCATTGCGATTGTTTGTGGGCCTTGCTAGCGAAGCCACTCTGCCAGCTCATCTTCGCCCAGGGGCTTCAAGGATTCTTCAATCTCGGCATCGCTCAGCTTGTGGGGGTGGAGTTCCACCGGGCGCTGACCCTTCTGACCCTCGATGGGTACCAGCCGGAGCAGGGGTTTGCCGTGCTTGGAGATAATCACCTCCTCGCCCCGCAGGGCTTTTTCGACCAACTGGGAAAACCGGGTCTTGGCTTCGTGGATGTTGACCTTCACATTTCCTCCAAATCTAGTCCACCTTAGCAAAAACAGACTAGATTTTCAAATCGGAGGGTGCGCTCCGGGCCAGCTCCGTTGGCTATAGTTTGGATAAGTGTAGTGGGGGGCTCGAATACCGCTACTCGAGTTCATTCACGACGCCAAGATTCAAATACTGCTGGATCGCATTCCCGCCGCCGGAGATGCGGATGTCCTTGCCACCGGCTGCTTCGCGCGCCAGCGCGAGCGCCCGCTGGGCTCCCTCGTTTGAAATAACATCGTTTGCCGCCGAGGTCATAGAAAATAGTCCACAGATTTAGCGTAGAGATCCGATACGTCGACAGGGCTACGCCACCACCGTTGACGAGCTCGATTATGGTGTGACCGCCCTAGCATTTCCGATTCGGGCCCCCGATGGCACCACCATTGCGGCGCTCAATACCTCGGGGTACACCGGGCTGGCAACGCTCGAACGGCTTGTAGCTAAGCGCCTTCCAGAGCTTCGCTCCGCAGCTCATCGCATAACCCTAAGTCGGAACCCGGTCATCTACTCTATGCTGGCTCCCTAGGATTACTTAACCCTCTTTTTATCCTCGTACATCCGCGCATCGGCCAGGGCCAAAAGCGCCTCAGCGCTATCAGCCTCGGCGGGGAAGGTAGCCCGCCCGACGTTGACCAAAAGGCAAATCCCCTCCAAACAGACCCGCGAGACCGCCTCGCTCAAGCGGCTGGCCGCTGCCTGGGCCCCCTCGGCATCGGTCTGGGGCAGAAGCACCACGAACTCGTCCCCCCCCCAGCGGAAGACCAGGTCCGCACCCCGCTGGCTTTGCCGCAGCGCCCGTGCTACCGCCACCAGGGCCCTGTCGCCCATGGCGTGGCCGAGGCGGTCATTGATGGGCTTGAAGTTGCGCAGGTCAAGCACCAGCAAGGAAAGAGGATAGCAATAGCGGCGGGCCCGCTCGACTTCCTCGACCAGACGCTGCTCAAAGGCTCGGCGGTTGTAAAGCCCGGTGAGCTCGTCGGTAAGGGCGGCCTCCTCCAAGGCCTGCCGGTTTTTCAGCTCGTGCACCAGGGAGGCGATGGGGGTAGCGAAGAGCTGAGCGGTGGCAAGAGAGTCCTCGGCGAAGGCCTCAGGGTCCTCCAGGCTGTCCAGGTTCAGGTAGGCCAGCACCCGGCCCTGGTGGCTCACCGGCAAGCAGAGGTTGGCCCGGGAGCCCTCCACCCGGATGCGGGGGGAGTCCGGGCTGCTCTGGACATGCCCGTACCACGCCTGCATCTCCTCCTCGCTTTGCGTCTTTGTGCAGTCCCAGACTGGCCCAAGGACCGCCCGGCAGACGTACACCCCCTTTTCCCGTACCCAGAGGCTGCCGGCCTCGCTGCCGGGCACCAGCTCGATGGCGGCCTCGAGGATGTGCTGGTAGACCTCCCCGGAGGGGTAGGTCCAGGCCTCGGTGAGAAGCCGGTTGATGCGCTGGTGCACTTCTTCCAGCAAAGCCCGCTCCAGCGCCGAGCTCAAAAGCCGCTCCACGCCCAAAAGAATCTCCTTCCGGCTGCGCGTCCAGGGCATCCGGGTCCGGCTCCCCAGGACCAGCACCACCCGGCCCTTCATGGCATCGCGGGTGTGCACCGGGTAGGCCGCCAGGCTCTTGAAACCCGCCTTGGTGAGCTCGGGTATCGCCTCCGGCAGCTCGTCGTAGCGCTCGGTGAATTGAGGCATGCCGCTGTGGTAGGCCTGCCAGGCCAGGCCCCGGCGATAGGTGAGCTGACGGGCCAGGGGCTCCAGGCCAGCCCTCAGCTCCAGGGGAAGCTGCCAGGCCAGGCCCTGGAGGTAGCCCTGGCGGTACTGCAGGACCGCACCCGCCTCCATCCCCAGCGCGGGGAGCAGGTGGCGGAGCACCCTTTCGGCCACCTCTCGTTTGTCGCCGGCGCTGGCTAAATCGTCGGCCACGGCGAGCAAAAGTCGGCGCAGCTCGAGGTTGTAGAGGTGCTCGAGCTGGTAGCCGATGGCCCGGGCCAGGCGGGAGGTGAGCTCGAGCTCCTCTTTCTGCCAGGGGGTATCCCGCACGAGCTGCAAAACCGCCACTACCTCGTCGCGCATACGCAGGGGCAGCGCTACTTCGTAATGTTCCCAATGCCGGGAAGGAGCCTGGGTTGTCCAGACAACCCTG contains:
- a CDS encoding type II toxin-antitoxin system VapC family toxin, whose translation is MRFLLDTHTLLWYDTAKALLSARVLALVRNRSHEVYVSSITAWELAIKWKLGRLPSARNLLEEYHSSLQVYGFLELPFSSVHALQASRYDQEHKDPFDRALAAQAQVEQLTLLSKDEVFDRFGVSRLW
- a CDS encoding type II toxin-antitoxin system Phd/YefM family antitoxin, which codes for MKVNIHEAKTRFSQLVEKALRGEEVIISKHGKPLLRLVPIEGQKGQRPVELHPHKLSDAEIEESLKPLGEDELAEWLR
- a CDS encoding IclR family transcriptional regulator C-terminal domain-containing protein translates to MRRQGYATTVDELDYGVTALAFPIRAPDGTTIAALNTSGYTGLATLERLVAKRLPELRSAAHRITLSRNPVIYSMLAP
- a CDS encoding diguanylate cyclase, translated to MTLPYPLILALSLAATAAAYALGLAGIYALPWLMIFTATVASLRGMGVGLAVALFSVGVIYIFQASLQEHLVMGAILLLSAYLADQVGASLRRAHRRAKQLAQVQDVFLQGMEVVPRFFNRQQLLLELPLMLSNLLQNTRSHVWVPAGDGQLRPLAEGAETSPLVGQAVREHRVVWTTQAPSRHWEHYEVALPLRMRDEVVAVLQLVRDTPWQKEELELTSRLARAIGYQLEHLYNLELRRLLLAVADDLASAGDKREVAERVLRHLLPALGMEAGAVLQYRQGYLQGLAWQLPLELRAGLEPLARQLTYRRGLAWQAYHSGMPQFTERYDELPEAIPELTKAGFKSLAAYPVHTRDAMKGRVVLVLGSRTRMPWTRSRKEILLGVERLLSSALERALLEEVHQRINRLLTEAWTYPSGEVYQHILEAAIELVPGSEAGSLWVREKGVYVCRAVLGPVWDCTKTQSEEEMQAWYGHVQSSPDSPRIRVEGSRANLCLPVSHQGRVLAYLNLDSLEDPEAFAEDSLATAQLFATPIASLVHELKNRQALEEAALTDELTGLYNRRAFEQRLVEEVERARRYCYPLSLLVLDLRNFKPINDRLGHAMGDRALVAVARALRQSQRGADLVFRWGGDEFVVLLPQTDAEGAQAAASRLSEAVSRVCLEGICLLVNVGRATFPAEADSAEALLALADARMYEDKKRVK